A single window of Sulfitobacter sp. JL08 DNA harbors:
- a CDS encoding VWA domain-containing protein gives MPWDYYRGITRTLPVVASGQAEEVINNVEISLVLDVSGSMNSNSRLYNLKIAAKEFIDQMLDNSRDDRLSISIIPYATQVSLPNEMIAEFNAQGTNPYSNCINFSGSDFNDRAVSTTAPFQRTMHFDPWSSNDGRDDDPVNLVSRPVCEDRDSREILMLTDDRQKLKDYIDDLSARGNTSIDLGMKWGTALLDPAMRPVVNKMIGHGEVPSRFSLRPFAYDDLETLKVVVLMTDGQNTSQYYIEDDHRSGESDVYWNEQTEEYSIWNKRNGDGNDGLFYWVNNNLWRDHPKGNGHWDGGKEGLRGYPNDLDGDGIENEYFCYEVPNQDDNESGTAVNLSYPELWAYTSIRYNTEKNYYPWMNDSEARSQWRYGVYDTVGSGTKDNRTKAICDAAKTEQIVVYTIGFEAPSGGVSVLKDCASSPSHFFDVDGLEISNAFKSIAQQITQLRLTQ, from the coding sequence ATGCCGTGGGATTACTATCGCGGCATCACCAGAACGCTGCCGGTGGTCGCGTCCGGTCAGGCCGAAGAAGTCATCAACAACGTGGAAATTTCGCTGGTTCTTGACGTTTCCGGTTCGATGAATAGCAACAGCCGCCTCTACAATCTCAAGATCGCGGCCAAGGAATTCATTGACCAGATGCTTGACAACAGCCGCGACGACAGGCTGTCGATCTCGATCATCCCCTACGCTACCCAGGTGTCGTTGCCCAACGAAATGATTGCAGAATTCAACGCACAGGGAACCAACCCCTATTCGAACTGCATCAACTTCAGCGGTTCTGACTTCAACGACAGGGCTGTTTCGACAACGGCGCCGTTCCAGCGCACCATGCATTTCGACCCCTGGAGTAGTAATGACGGACGTGATGACGATCCGGTCAATCTGGTGTCCCGCCCGGTTTGCGAAGACCGGGATTCACGCGAAATCCTGATGCTGACCGATGATCGCCAGAAACTGAAAGACTATATCGACGACCTGTCTGCCCGCGGCAACACATCGATCGATCTGGGGATGAAATGGGGCACGGCCCTTTTGGATCCGGCCATGCGACCGGTTGTGAATAAAATGATCGGGCACGGCGAGGTACCCTCACGCTTTAGCCTGCGCCCCTTTGCCTATGACGATCTGGAAACGCTGAAAGTTGTGGTGTTGATGACCGACGGGCAGAACACCAGCCAATATTACATCGAAGACGATCACCGCTCTGGTGAATCCGATGTGTACTGGAATGAACAGACCGAAGAATACTCGATCTGGAACAAACGCAACGGCGATGGCAACGATGGCCTGTTCTACTGGGTCAACAACAACCTATGGCGCGATCATCCCAAAGGCAACGGCCACTGGGATGGCGGCAAGGAAGGCCTGCGCGGCTATCCCAACGATCTTGACGGTGACGGCATCGAAAACGAATATTTCTGCTACGAGGTGCCAAATCAAGACGACAATGAAAGCGGCACAGCTGTCAACTTGTCCTATCCGGAACTGTGGGCCTACACCTCGATCCGCTACAACACGGAAAAGAACTATTACCCGTGGATGAACGACAGCGAGGCCCGCAGCCAGTGGCGCTATGGGGTATATGACACTGTTGGTTCGGGCACCAAAGACAACCGGACCAAGGCCATTTGCGACGCCGCAAAAACAGAGCAGATTGTTGTCTACACCATCGGCTTCGAAGCGCCGTCCGGCGGGGTTTCGGTCCTTAAGGACTGCGCCAGTTCGCCCAGCCACTTCTTTGACGTGGACGGCCTTGAAATCTCGAACGCGTTCAAATCCATCGCGCAGCAGATCACACAGCTGAGGCTGACCCAATGA
- a CDS encoding TadE/TadG family type IV pilus assembly protein, with protein sequence MENNTLSQKGSVTDAVSGSSDRPFNRKMRRIITRFCRDEDGVITIFAVYMLLLIVAIGGFGVNLMHNEMVRTKVQSTLDRAILAAADLEQTLPADEVVEDYFAKAGMSQYLEGVQVTPGPALPTTYFRIVKATART encoded by the coding sequence ATGGAAAACAATACCCTGAGCCAGAAAGGCTCTGTGACGGATGCTGTATCTGGCAGCTCCGACAGGCCGTTCAATCGCAAGATGCGCCGGATCATCACGCGGTTCTGCCGCGACGAGGACGGCGTTATCACGATTTTCGCCGTTTACATGCTGCTGCTGATCGTTGCCATTGGCGGCTTTGGCGTCAACCTTATGCACAACGAAATGGTGCGCACGAAGGTGCAATCCACGCTGGACCGCGCAATTCTGGCCGCCGCCGATCTGGAACAAACTCTTCCCGCTGATGAAGTGGTCGAGGATTATTTTGCCAAGGCCGGCATGTCGCAATATCTGGAAGGTGTGCAGGTCACTCCGGGCCCGGCTCTTCCTACCACCTATTTCCGCATCGTCAAAGCAACAGCGCGGACCTAA